The region TTTAAAATGAGCCATAATCCCTATCATAGCAGCATTGTCCGTGCAGTATTCAAATGAAGGCGAATAGGTTTTCCAACCCGAATTTTTTTCTTCTTCTTTAAGTCTTTTTCTTATGCCAGAATTGGCGGCTACTCCCCCAACGATTCCTACTTCCTTGATGTCGAAATCTGACGCGACGGCCTTTAGTTTTTTAAATAGAATTTCAACAATAGTGTATTGAATTGATGCGCAGATGTCGTCCAAGTTCTCTTCAATAAATAGTTCGTTCTTTTTTGTCTCATCTCTAATAAAATATAGAATAGCAGTTTTTAAACCACTAAAACTATAATTATAATCAGGTGCTTTCGGGAATGGGAATTTGAATTTTAGGGGATTACCTCTTTGCGCATACTTGTCTATAAGTGGTCCGCCGGGGTATTCAAGTCCAAGAATTTTTGCTGATTTGTCAAATGCTTCTCCTGCTGCGTCATCCAGAGATTGACCTACGAGTTCTATATCTAAAGGAGCATTTACTTTTAGTAACTGCGTATGACCACCAGATACAGT is a window of Flavobacteriales bacterium DNA encoding:
- the tsaD gene encoding tRNA (adenosine(37)-N6)-threonylcarbamoyltransferase complex transferase subunit TsaD; translation: MGTKPVTIIAIESSCDDTSAAVIRDGVILSNIIANQEVHKQYGGVVPELASRAHQQNIVPVVTQALKDAGVDKTEINAVGYTRGPGLLGSLLVGTSFAKSFALALNIPLIEINHMHAHVLALFSKEKNKDYSHPNFPFICLTVSGGHTQLLKVNAPLDIELVGQSLDDAAGEAFDKSAKILGLEYPGGPLIDKYAQRGNPLKFKFPFPKAPDYNYSFSGLKTAILYFIRDETKKNELFIEENLDDICASIQYTIVEILFKKLKAVASDFDIKEVGIVGGVAANSGIRKRLKEEEKNSGWKTYSPSFEYCTDNAAMIGIMAHFKYLNNVFSNQRTTAIPRYPIQSK